DNA sequence from the Amycolatopsis sp. Hca4 genome:
CCCGGCGCCGCCGTCTTCGCCGAGGTGCACCTCCACCCGGGTCAACCAGCCGCCGAACCGGGACAGGCTCTCCTCCAGGCCGGTGGTCACGTGGGCGGCCAGCCGTTCGCCGCCGTGGACGTTGTGGTCGGTGTTGACCTGGATCTGCACGAGCACCCTCCCGTGTGGACAGCGGTTGATGCCGGTCAGTACCACGACCGCCGCCGCGTCAAACGGGTCAGGGTCGCAAGCTCCGCAGCATCAGGTCCGCGAAGTGCTTCCCCACCTGCTCCCCCGACAGCTCACCGTCGGCGTGGTACCACATCCCCAGCCGGTGGATCGCGCCGAAGTGGTAGTTGATCACCAGGTCGGCGGGGACGTCGGCGCGGAAGATCCCGGAACGCTGTCCCTCGGCGACCAGGTCGCGGACCCGCTCGTGGTAGGTCCGCCGCTCCGCGCGGACCTGGACCTGCTTGGACTTCTCCAGCAGCGGGAACGACTGGAAGAACACCGTCGCCGCGTCGAGGTCGGCGATGCTGGTGACCACGACGTCGGCGATGATCGCGTGCAGCCGCTCGGCCAGCGGGAGGTCCGACTCGGCGATCGTCACCATCCGCCGCGTCTGCATCCGCAGCATCGCCGCGTAGATCTCGAAGAGCAGGTCGTCCTTGGACTCGAAGTAGTGGTACAGCCCGCCCTTGGTGACGCCGGCCTCCTCGACGATCTCCCGGACCGTCGTCGCCTCGAAGCCCTTCTCGGCGAACAGCCGCACCGCCGCCCGCACGACGTTGTCCCTGACACTCATGCCGCCACCCTATGTGAGCGGACGGGCCGGCCCGCGGCGCCCACGAGCCGGCCCGGTCGTCACTTGCTCACCAGGTTCACCTGCTCCGGAGTGGCGCGCTCACCGGAGTACGGCGTGATCGCGCCGGTGCCACGGTCGGTGACCGCCGGTGGCTGGATCACCGTCGTCGTGGTGTCCGGGTTGATCTTGAACACGTACGCGCCCGTGTAGCCGGCGTGCGAGTCCTTCGAGAACCCGAACGGCGTCAGCCCCGGCCCCTTGAGCGCGCCGGAGCTCATCGCGTCGACGACCTTCTGCCGCGTCGGTTCCGGGCCGGCCGCCTTGAGCGCCTGGCCGAACGTGTACGCCTGCACCATGCCGAACAGCACGGTGTTGGTGAACGGCTCCTTCGCGATGTACTTGTCGTGGATGCCCTTGAAGTAGGCGACCCACGGGTCGGCGATCTGGGCGACGTCCGGCAGGTAGCCGGTGCCGATCAGGCCGGCCAGCAGCTGCCCGCTCGAGACGCTGGCGCCGCCGCGCTTGGCGAAGTCCTGCAGCAGCCCGGACAGCGTCGCCGGGTCGGCGCCGATGCTGCTGACCACGAACTGCGGTTTGTACCCG
Encoded proteins:
- a CDS encoding TetR/AcrR family transcriptional regulator — protein: MSVRDNVVRAAVRLFAEKGFEATTVREIVEEAGVTKGGLYHYFESKDDLLFEIYAAMLRMQTRRMVTIAESDLPLAERLHAIIADVVVTSIADLDAATVFFQSFPLLEKSKQVQVRAERRTYHERVRDLVAEGQRSGIFRADVPADLVINYHFGAIHRLGMWYHADGELSGEQVGKHFADLMLRSLRP